One Coffea eugenioides isolate CCC68of chromosome 2, Ceug_1.0, whole genome shotgun sequence genomic window, ttttattttttattttctcaaccTCTTTTTCCACTACCCCCTAAAAAATGAGCTGTTCAACTGATATTAACTCGTTTCACCAATACCATCCCTTTTCTAGCTAAAGGCTTGTGGAGAAGACACAGCAAGTattccatcttttttttttcttcaaaaatcagaTACAAGCCAAGGTGGAGAATTGTCAGGTGAAGAGCTGTGTTGGTCAGTGGCAGGTGGAGTTCCATTCTATACCATGACTCTTGCAGATCTTCCTCAAACTTTGCCGCAAATGATTTGATATTCTGAACGAATTTTAGTCAAGGTCAGCTATAAATAGCGCCTTATGAAGGCCTCAATCTACACAAAAAACATAGAAAGTTCAAACTGGTACAAGTTCACACTTCAATATTTTTGAGTTTTCTCATGttttgctctctttttttttggcttttggaGAATTTTTCCAAGCTTTATGTTCTTCTTCATAGTAGTGATGTTTCATCCTTCACCCATGGACATAGGTCTCATTGACTGAATAACAAAAATCTTATTGCCTCACTCTCTTTTCCATACTTTTTTATTGTCCATTCAGTTTGTCAATTATCCGAACTTTGTTGCTAACAAAATTACTTGCACATAGAACATGAAGGTGAAGAGATTGGTAaccaaaaccaatcaccaacGGAAAAAAGATGTCCAACTAAACTCTGAATAGAGTAACCAGCTAACTGAAACTCTGCCTCATATAACAAGTGATAGATAATATTCCAAGGGTAATTTCGTCCAATGCTGAGAATCCACAATCGATATGCAACACTTAGTAATCATGTGGAGAACATATATAGTTTCCGACATCAGTAGCCAAAGAGGTCATCCTATTGAATATTAACATCTTGTTTTGAGGTTGAATTTGGTATTAACACCATTTGTAACAAGGTGTGAATCTTCTACAAGTTCAGCAAGCATTATTTATCAAGTCTTCTGGTACTTGAAATGGTATATTAACAAAGATACATATGAAATACTCTCCAAGCGCTAGACTTTCCAGATTCAGAAAACTTATCACGTCCATCATGAAAAATTGATCGTGAAGTTCCAATTACACTTCGAATCAGTTAAACATGATACCACGTCCTAAATCAACATCAAAGGTACACAAAGAAAAAACAGCAAGGTTGAATCTTTTGTATAAATTGCAGTAACAAGGAAGTTAGGGTCAGAGAGTTTTTCataaagggaaagaaaaggtGATTACTTCATGAGAATATCATAATACTCGGGATCCAAGGCAAAGAACAAGCTTTCAACATCTTTGATTGCCATTATTGCCCTGTGCACCACTATCCAGTTCGCAGACTACAAATTCAACAAAGCTCATTCATGAAATACGACTCAATATCAgatcaagaaaaatgaaaaaaaatccGAAAAATAcagtcaaataaagaaaattccCAAGAGAATACAGCTGAAGATAGAACTGGAATCGTGATTACTGACCTTACACCTCTCATCTTTGGTCTTCGGAGGGGACCCTTCAAGAGCTGTCTTGAGTGCTTCCACTGGTTTATTCCTACCAATCAGAAAaataagaacaaaaaaaaatgttggtTTAGAAAGATCAAATTTTTAGTATTTGTGAGGATAAATGAAAAGGGGGGGATTGATACTGCTTGAGTAAGCTCTCGATTTTGCGGGACTTGTGCTCGATTCTGGCGATGATGGCTTCAGCATTATCCGCTTCCACATGCTCAGACGCCATGTTTTAAATCCCCTTGGATCTCTCTCAGTCAGACACAGACTGTGAGAAAGGAGAGAGTGAAATTCAAGGAAAGTGGGATCGGGCCTCGAAAGAGGATTGATATATTAGTTTTCACCGCATAAATTAAtgggaaaatcgtccaaaacatccatcatattttgtaaaataacttttttcgtcccttacttttaaaagtataattttatgtcccttacatattcacatcagtcaaatttagtccctaactagaTTTTCGATCATTTTTTTGCTGGATtccatcacgtgcaaggcacgtgatcatttttgaggggtaaatttgtcaaattatattttgcataatttaatttattgtccctcacatttcataaaataaattttttcatcccttacattttataaaatgatttttttcatccctcatatttcataatatgaatttctccatctctcacatttcaaaaaatgaataattGTTAATATGGCTATAGCTTGTTATAGGTAGGACATTAACAATTGTTTATGTAATTGGGCTCGGCATATTGgctatcttctctttttgtatgattgtgactaatatttaccaatagaaccttaatttgcatattcttattgtattttgatAGAAAATAACTTTATTGGCCAACTGGACAATGAATGCAAAATTTTTTACTAGCTAATATCaaatgaaatcaaatgatcGCATATAATATATGTTA contains:
- the LOC113764126 gene encoding actin-related protein 2/3 complex subunit 5A, which translates into the protein MASEHVEADNAEAIIARIEHKSRKIESLLKQNKPVEALKTALEGSPPKTKDERCKSANWIVVHRAIMAIKDVESLFFALDPEYYDILMKYLYRGLSTGDRPTCDQCLRIHEKLTEKAGLGCILRSLADTVNTV